Within the Mucilaginibacter sp. CSA2-8R genome, the region GCTGCCAGTCGGGCGTAAGGTCAAAAGAACCGTTGCGGCCGCAACCCATCAGTTTCCAAAAGGTACAACCCTTTTGCAGCATCAGTGGCAGGCGGTGCAAGGCCATAGCCAGCAGGGCCAGCGGGATAAACGCTTTACGGTAACGTACAATGGTGAGGCTAACAATCATAAGGCAGCAACGCGAAATAAATCATTAAATATGATATTTAACTTAAATTGTTTCACAACCCTGGTGCATACCTTTGCAATATGGCCGAAGATTTACAAATACTGCAATCTGCCGACAAGGCAGCACAATATCAATCGCTCTTACCTCAAATTGAGGCTTTGCTGCAAGGCGAAACCGATTTAACGGCTAACCTGGCCAATATGGCTGCGGCGTTAAAAGAGCAGTTTAAATGGTTCTGGGTAGGCTTTTACCTAGTAAAGGATAACGAACTGGTATTAGCTCCGTTTCAGGGGCCGGTGGCTTGTACACGTATTGGCTTGGGTAAAGGCGTATGCGGCGCTGCGTGGCAACAGCAAAAAACGTTAATTGTACCCGACGTCGAGGCTTTTCCAGGTCATATTGCCTGCAGCTCGCTGTCGCAATCTGAAATTGTGGTACCCATCTTTAATAACGGGCAAGTAGCCGGTGTGTTGGATGTTGACAGCGAATTGCTGGATCAGTTTGATGAAACTGACGCTTTGTATTTAGAGGAACTGGTAAAATTGCTGAAATTTTAAATGCAGAAAATTTTCCTGATTTCGGGCTTGGGGGCCGACCGTCGTTTGTTTAACAAATTGGACTTGCCTGGTTACGAGTTGGTTTACATGGACTGGCTTGAACCCGAAGAACACGACACGCTGACTTCCTATGCTCAAAAGCTCATCAACTATTATGGAGTTACGCCCGGCGCAGTGGTAATGGGCGTGTCGATGGGAGGGATGCTTACAGTCGAGATCAGTAGTATGGTAAAACTAAGCAAGGCTGTCATCGTGTCAAGCGTGAAGGAAATCAGTGAGTTTCCTTTCTATTTCAAATGGTTCAGGCGGGTGCCGGTTTACAAAGTTATTCCGCACGGCTTTTACACGTCGATGGGCTTTTTAATTAAACCTTTATTCGGTGAGCTTAAAGGGAAGTCGGGCTTTTTGTTTGTTGATATGATTCGCAAAACATCGCCTAAATTTATGCGCTGGGCAATGCATTCTATTTTACAGTGGCAGCCAACAGCTATTAAAGGCAAGCTCTATCACATCATCGGTAATAAAGATATCATCTTTCCGTACAAAAAAATAACAACGGCTACGCATATTGTAGAGGGCGGCAGCCATGATATGATCTATACCCGCGGCCGCGAAATCAGCAAGTTAATATTAAGTATTTTAAACGATGAAACTGCCTGAAGCATTTTACCTTGGCACAGACGTTAGCCTTATTGCGCAGCAACTATTGGGTAAATACCTGTTTACTTGTATAGATGGCGTAACCACTGGCGGCTACATTGTAGAAACTGAGGCTTACAACGGTGTAATTGATAAGGCATCACATGCTTACGGTAACCGGCTTACGCCGCGCACCCAAACTATGTTTGAGCACGGCGGCATTGCGTATATATATTTATGCTATGGCATCCACGAAATGCTCAACGTGGTTACTTCGGTGGAGGGACAACCCCACGCTGTACTAATCAGAGCGATCAATCCAACTGTGGGCGTAGATGCCATGTTAAGCCGGCGAAATATGGCATTGGTTAAACCGAATATTACAGCCGGGCCGGGCTCAGTAGGTAAAGCTTTGGGTATTAACCGCAAACTTAACGGTGTCAGTTTGCAAAGCGCTCAGTTATGGATTGAAGACCAAGGGTTAAGTTTTGAACCAGAACAAATTGCCGCCGTTCCGCGCATTGGCGTGGCTTACGCTGCCGAAGATGCTTTGCTGCCTTACCGGTATTATATAAAGGGTAATGTTTATGTAAGCAAACCTAATCGGTAAAATTTCCAATCAAAATACCGCTTTAATGGTTTATAGTCTATCTAACTAAAAACATTAGCTATGGACTATCAACGCGATTTAAAAAAACTGGAAGATATCGAGTACTTGCGTGGCTTAATTGATAAATCAAAAACAGCAATGCTCACTACATTTACGGTAGATAAGGGCTTTCATAGCCGGCCGATGGCTACTGCACAACTGGATGTAGAAGGTAGCTTATGGTTTTTTACCAATGAGTTTTCATCAAAAGTAGCCGAAATTTCGCTGGATAACAAAGTAAGTGTTACTTACGCTAACAGCAGTTCAAACACTTACATTAGTCTTAACGGGGTTGCACAAGTGGTTGATAACCGTGCGAAGATGGAAGAATTGTGGGACCCATTTGTAGAGACCTTTTTTAAAGACGGACTGCAGGACCCGAACCTGACTTTGCTGCGCGTAGACCTGAGCGATGCCGAGTATTGGGACAATAGCGCCGGCGCTGTAGGCTTAGCCTTTAAATGGATTAAATCGGTAATTACCGGTGGGAAGTTTGAACCCGGCGAGCACAACAAAGTAGAGTTATAATAAAGTACAATAAGAGAATAGCAAGGCAGCCTTAGCGCTGCCTTTTTTTGTATCATTGACTGATGGAATTTGTAAACAGCGCCGATTTTGCCACTCACTTAGATGAGCAGGATGAACTGAAAGCATTTCGTAATGAATTTTTAATACCTCAGCACCAGGGTAAAGATATGATTTACCTGTGTGGCAACTCCTTAGGCTTGCAACCTAAAGCAGCCCAGTTAGAAATAAGCAGGCAACTGGCTAACTGGCAAAACCTGGCAGTTGAAGGTTGGTTTCAGGGCAGCGAGCCCTGGCTGTCCTACCATCAACAACTTTTACCTACGTTGGCTGGCATTATGGGTGCTCAACCAGCCGAAGTAACGGTGATGAATTCGCTTACCGTAAACCTGCACTTGCTGATGGTAAGCTTTTATAAGCCTGAAGGCAAGCGGTTTAAAATTTTGATGGAAGGCGGGGCTTTCCCGTCCGACCAATACGCCGTAAAAAGCCAGGTAAAATTTCATGGTTACGATCCTAAGGATGCGGTAATTGAAGTGATACCGTGCGAAGGGGAGAATACCCTGCGCACCGAAGACATAGTGGCAAAAATTGCGCAGCATGCCGACGAGTTGGCCCTGGTACTGTTTAGCGGGATCAATTATTATACCGGCCAGTTTTTTGATGTGCAGGCTATTACTGCCGGTGCACATCGGGCGGGCGCCTACGCAGGTTTTGATCTGGCACATGCCGCCGGTAATGTGCCTTTGCAACTTAACAATTGGGGCGCCGACTTTGCTGCCTGGTGTTCGTACAAATACATGAATTCGGGTCCAGGAGGCATTAGCGGTATATTTGTACACCAAAAGCACCATGCTAACAAAACGTTTGACCGGTTTGCTGGCTGGTGGGGCTACCGTAACGATAGCCGCTTTAAAATGGCACCGGGCTTTGAGCCTGAAACCGGGGCCGAAGGCTGGCAGGTGAGTACCAGTCCGATATTGTTGATGGCGACCCACAAAGCCGCGTTGGATATTGTTGAACGGGCCGGTGGTGTTACTGTTCTCCGCGAAAAAGCCATCCGCTTAACTGCTTATCTGGAATTTTTGATTGACGATATTAACCGCGAAGCTGGCGAGGAACTGTTTAAAATCATTACTCCTAGAAATGCCGGTGAGCGTGGCAGTCAGCTTTCTATTATTTGCAAACAAAATGGCAAGCTGTTTTTTGATCAACTGGTTAAAAACGGAGTGTTAGGCGACTGGCGCGAACCTGATGTAATCAGGTTGAGCCCGGTGCCGCTTTACAATACATTTACCGATGTTTACCGTGCTGCGCGTTTTTTGTCTGATGCTGTTCATCACGTCAGCAGTTAATTCAACAGTATAAATTCGCAAAATAATTCCTGGTCGTATCTTATAAAACACGATGGCAAGGTGTGATGTTTGGTTAATGCGCGGCTGTCAAATCTAACGTGGGGATGCCGGTACGTGCTTATTGATGCTATGCTAAAAATTGCTTTTGATCCTATTTATGCTCACCCGCTGCCGGAGGGCCACCGCTTTCCGATGTTGAAGTACGAGCTGATCCCGGAGCAGTTGCTGCATGAGGGTGTAATTACGGCCGATAACCTTTTTTCGCCGCAGCCATTGGACGAGCAAACCATTTTGTGGACGCACGACGAAACCTACTGGCAGCAATTGCACACGCTAACCTTATCGCCTAAAGAGCAGCGCCGCATTGGTTTTCCGCTTAGTGCCCAACTGGTTGAGCGGGAGATTCGTATAGCTAAAGGCACCATTGATGGTTGCCACTATGCGTTTGAAAACGGTGTTGCCTTTAATATAGCCGGTGGTACGCATCATGCCGGCAGCAATTGGGGCGAAGGTTTTTGCATGTTAAACGACCAGGCCATTGCGGCTAATTACTTGTTGCACCACGGCCTTGCCAAGTGTGTACTGATTATTGATTTGGACGTGCACCAAGGTAACGGCACCGCGCAGATTTTTGAGCACGAACCACGGGTTTTTACATTTTCGATGCACGGGGCCAACAATTTTCCATATCGTAAAGAAAAATCGGATTTAGACGTACCACTGCCCGACGGCATGGAAGATGATGCATTTTTAGATTTGGTACGGCAGCACGTGCCGCGTTTAATTCAGCAGCAAAAGCCGGATTTTATCTTCTACCTTTCCGGGGTAGATGTGTTAGCTTCGGATAAATTGGGTAAACTGGCTTTGAGCAAAGCGGGTTGTAAAGAGCGCGACCAGCTGGTATTGCAGCAATGTAAACAAGCCGGTATACCTGTACAGGTAAGTATGGGTGGAGGTTACTCGCCTCAAATTAAAGATATTGTTGAGGCACACTGTAATACTTACAAAGTAGCGGTTGAATTATATTTTTAAGGCGTCGTCGAAAATATAATCTTCGATATGCTTTTTGTTGGTGGCTATAAAGCGCAAATATAATAAGACAGAAGCAACGCCCAAACCTGCCACCAGGCCGTACCAAACGCCGGTTGGGCCAAGTCCGATTTTCAGACCCAACCAATACCCTAAAGGCAAGCCCACAATCCAATAAGCTAAAAAAGTGATAAGCGTTGGCACATTAACATCGCCCATACCCCTTAATATGCCTAACCCGATCACTTGGGCGCCATCAAATACCTGGAAAATTGCTGCCAGTATCAATAGACGTGCAGCTACCTCAACTACGGCCGGATCAGATGTAATAATCCAGGGGAGTGTGCGATTAAATACGACAAAGATAAGCGCAGTAAAAGTCATAAAGAGTAAAACAATATGATAGCTGGCCATAGCCGATGCCCGCAGTTCGCCAAAACTTTTAGCACCAAAATAATTACCTGACTTGATAGCCGCCGCCGCCGATATACCGCTGGCCATCATATAAGTAAGCGAAGCGAGGTTGAGTGCTACTTGGTGGGCGGCTTGTTGCACAGCACCTAGTTGACCCATCAATATAGCCGCTGCACTGAAAGCACTTACCTCAAAAGTATACTGCATAGCTATAGGAGCACCGAGCTTAAAAATCTCTTTACACCTTTGCAATTTGACATATCCCATACTAAAGTCGCGCAGATATGGCTTGAAACGGGCAGATTTGAATACATAAAAGCCCATTACGGTGGCCATTAGCGTACGGTCGATCAGCGTGCTGTAACCTACACCGCTGATGCCCATTGGTTTAATGCCAAATAAGCCTTTCACGAAAATGATGCCCAGGCAAATGTTTAGTGCGTTTCCCCAGATAGTAATATTCATGGCTTGCCTGGTAAATCCGAGCCCTTCAGCAAACTGCTTAAAGGTGCTAAACAGCATCAGTGGCACTATAGAAGCCGAAATGAGTAGCAAAAATGGTTTGGCCTGACTCAATACCGCAGGCGACTGGCCCAGATGATCGAGCAACTTGCCAGCGCCGAAGTAAATGATTGCGAACAGCAACAAGCCCGAAACGGCATTGATGAACAAGCTGTTTGATAATAATTTACCGCACTCGGTAAAGTTTTTTTGCCCGTTGTATTGTGCAATGAGTGGTGTAAGCCCATAAGCCAATCCCAAACCGCTTACCATAGCTACCACAAAAACGCTGTTTACTAATGATACGGCCGCTAATGATACAGTGCCTGCAAAATGCCCCACAATTACACTGTCGGCCAGATGTACCAGCGTGTGCCCCAATTGCGAAATAACTACCGGGATGGCCAGTTTCAAGTTTTCGCGGTAATAAGACTTGTACTTTTTAAAAGTAAACGGCATGGCGTTAAGTGTGCGGAAAACGATTGAGTTTAAATTGAATTTTATACGCTTAGGCAGCAGTATAAAATTCCTCTTTTTCGGTAGTATGTACTCTTATTACTCCCGATAAAACCAGGTTTACCAGGATGCGCTGTGCACGGCGGCGACCCATGTTGAGCAGCTCGCAATACTGTTTAACGGTGATGCGTTCATGCTGGTCGAGGTATTCTAACAATGCTTTTTCTTTAGATGAATATTCAATTAACACGCCTTCATCGTTATTGGCCCGTTTTAATACATCAACTACTATTTTACTGGCCAGCACACTTTTATCCTGTACCCGGATGTACACCCACCATTTGCCATCATCACCCAGGGCGTAATGAGGCTTGGTATCGCTTGAGTCAATTTCTACCACCAACACCAGTTTATCATCTACGTAAATCTCCTCAAAAGCGGGCTCGAGTGCAGGCCGGGCAAAAAAATGTGCTGCTTTGGTAATCATATAGCGCTCTTCATCTTCAGACTTTACGCCTTTAATACTGCCGTCATCGGCCACGCCAATCAGCAGTTTGCCGCCCTTATTGTTGGCAAAAGATACCATAGTTTTAGCTATTTTTTCGCAGCTGGTGATGGTTTTCTTAAAATCGAGCGAAACACCTTCCCCCTCTAAAATCAGCCTCTTAATGTTCATTTTTTATTCTCCTGCTGCGGGTATATATAGTTTAAAAATTACCGTCCATTTGTCGGGTTGCTCAACGGCTCAGTTCCATATTGCTGGCACAAGCCTTATGCATAGGCAGTAGCCAAACACCAACGCTCTAAATTAATCAACTCCGGATGCCGGGTAATGTTTTGGATCAGCCGTTTGAAAGGCCTCGGTTACGAAGTAGCAACAACGCAAACATTTAGCAAATATAAGCGAAGGTAATGACTTGAACAGGTGCCATAAACTGCATTGCGCTATCTGCCGAAACAAATCGAGCTGGTAATAGCTTTTTTCGAAGTATCCAGCGCAATGCCTTATGCCCAGTGCTGCTCGTGCTCCGGAGATTATTTATAACGGTAATAGCTAAGACCTTATTATGGTTTGGTATAGTAAATCCTTAATGCAATAAACTGTTATCGTCAACAGTGGAAGTATTTACAACAGTATTGGTTTGTATTACTAATGTATAGTATTTTGAATGTCCAGGACGGAGGTGTAAAACATTTTACATTGGCAGTATCAAACCGTTACAAGTAAATTTAATTAGA harbors:
- the kynU gene encoding kynureninase, which produces MEFVNSADFATHLDEQDELKAFRNEFLIPQHQGKDMIYLCGNSLGLQPKAAQLEISRQLANWQNLAVEGWFQGSEPWLSYHQQLLPTLAGIMGAQPAEVTVMNSLTVNLHLLMVSFYKPEGKRFKILMEGGAFPSDQYAVKSQVKFHGYDPKDAVIEVIPCEGENTLRTEDIVAKIAQHADELALVLFSGINYYTGQFFDVQAITAGAHRAGAYAGFDLAHAAGNVPLQLNNWGADFAAWCSYKYMNSGPGGISGIFVHQKHHANKTFDRFAGWWGYRNDSRFKMAPGFEPETGAEGWQVSTSPILLMATHKAALDIVERAGGVTVLREKAIRLTAYLEFLIDDINREAGEELFKIITPRNAGERGSQLSIICKQNGKLFFDQLVKNGVLGDWREPDVIRLSPVPLYNTFTDVYRAARFLSDAVHHVSS
- a CDS encoding pyridoxamine 5'-phosphate oxidase family protein, with protein sequence MDYQRDLKKLEDIEYLRGLIDKSKTAMLTTFTVDKGFHSRPMATAQLDVEGSLWFFTNEFSSKVAEISLDNKVSVTYANSSSNTYISLNGVAQVVDNRAKMEELWDPFVETFFKDGLQDPNLTLLRVDLSDAEYWDNSAGAVGLAFKWIKSVITGGKFEPGEHNKVEL
- a CDS encoding MATE family efflux transporter — protein: MPFTFKKYKSYYRENLKLAIPVVISQLGHTLVHLADSVIVGHFAGTVSLAAVSLVNSVFVVAMVSGLGLAYGLTPLIAQYNGQKNFTECGKLLSNSLFINAVSGLLLFAIIYFGAGKLLDHLGQSPAVLSQAKPFLLLISASIVPLMLFSTFKQFAEGLGFTRQAMNITIWGNALNICLGIIFVKGLFGIKPMGISGVGYSTLIDRTLMATVMGFYVFKSARFKPYLRDFSMGYVKLQRCKEIFKLGAPIAMQYTFEVSAFSAAAILMGQLGAVQQAAHQVALNLASLTYMMASGISAAAAIKSGNYFGAKSFGELRASAMASYHIVLLFMTFTALIFVVFNRTLPWIITSDPAVVEVAARLLILAAIFQVFDGAQVIGLGILRGMGDVNVPTLITFLAYWIVGLPLGYWLGLKIGLGPTGVWYGLVAGLGVASVLLYLRFIATNKKHIEDYIFDDALKI
- a CDS encoding DNA-3-methyladenine glycosylase, which encodes MKLPEAFYLGTDVSLIAQQLLGKYLFTCIDGVTTGGYIVETEAYNGVIDKASHAYGNRLTPRTQTMFEHGGIAYIYLCYGIHEMLNVVTSVEGQPHAVLIRAINPTVGVDAMLSRRNMALVKPNITAGPGSVGKALGINRKLNGVSLQSAQLWIEDQGLSFEPEQIAAVPRIGVAYAAEDALLPYRYYIKGNVYVSKPNR
- a CDS encoding ATP-binding protein, producing MNIKRLILEGEGVSLDFKKTITSCEKIAKTMVSFANNKGGKLLIGVADDGSIKGVKSEDEERYMITKAAHFFARPALEPAFEEIYVDDKLVLVVEIDSSDTKPHYALGDDGKWWVYIRVQDKSVLASKIVVDVLKRANNDEGVLIEYSSKEKALLEYLDQHERITVKQYCELLNMGRRRAQRILVNLVLSGVIRVHTTEKEEFYTAA
- a CDS encoding alpha/beta hydrolase produces the protein MQKIFLISGLGADRRLFNKLDLPGYELVYMDWLEPEEHDTLTSYAQKLINYYGVTPGAVVMGVSMGGMLTVEISSMVKLSKAVIVSSVKEISEFPFYFKWFRRVPVYKVIPHGFYTSMGFLIKPLFGELKGKSGFLFVDMIRKTSPKFMRWAMHSILQWQPTAIKGKLYHIIGNKDIIFPYKKITTATHIVEGGSHDMIYTRGREISKLILSILNDETA
- a CDS encoding histone deacetylase; this translates as MLKIAFDPIYAHPLPEGHRFPMLKYELIPEQLLHEGVITADNLFSPQPLDEQTILWTHDETYWQQLHTLTLSPKEQRRIGFPLSAQLVEREIRIAKGTIDGCHYAFENGVAFNIAGGTHHAGSNWGEGFCMLNDQAIAANYLLHHGLAKCVLIIDLDVHQGNGTAQIFEHEPRVFTFSMHGANNFPYRKEKSDLDVPLPDGMEDDAFLDLVRQHVPRLIQQQKPDFIFYLSGVDVLASDKLGKLALSKAGCKERDQLVLQQCKQAGIPVQVSMGGGYSPQIKDIVEAHCNTYKVAVELYF
- a CDS encoding GAF domain-containing protein — its product is MAEDLQILQSADKAAQYQSLLPQIEALLQGETDLTANLANMAAALKEQFKWFWVGFYLVKDNELVLAPFQGPVACTRIGLGKGVCGAAWQQQKTLIVPDVEAFPGHIACSSLSQSEIVVPIFNNGQVAGVLDVDSELLDQFDETDALYLEELVKLLKF